Proteins from one Leptospira johnsonii genomic window:
- the carB gene encoding carbamoyl-phosphate synthase large subunit produces the protein MPKREDLRSVLILGSGPIVIGQACEFDYSGTQAAKALREKGIRVILLNSNPATIMTDPDLADATYIEPLTVSVVQKILEKEKPDAILPTVGGQTALNLALACHNAGLLEKYNVELIGAKIEAIKKAEDRELFKRAMEKIGVKVPRSGLANNLKEAAEIKAQIGLPLIVRPAFTLGGTGGGIAYDEETFDEVVGKGLKASPISQVLLEQSVLGWKEFELEVMRDLADNVVIICSIENIDPMGVHTGDSITVAPQQTLSDKEYQNLRDMSISIIREIGVETGGSNIQFAVNPEDGDVIVIEMNPRVSRSSALASKATGFPIAKIAALLSIGYSLDEIKNDITRVTPASFEPSIDYVVTKIPRFAFEKFPGTDDTLGVQMKAVGEAMAIGRTFKESFQKAMRSLEIDRFGFGSDGNFAELVEFHSLSVPQKKERIDSFLRRPNDKRIFYVKKALEEGYSVEKIHELCKIDPWFLYQFEDLQNLEKEFEQKGNSVLGKLKKAGFSNRQLAYLSKKAEIEKVLSSSQTPDKKKAEIGSILKKEEKSLEATLESSKIEPIYKRIDTCAGEFEAYTPYFYSSYDEEDETNVTSNKSVIILGGGPNRIGQGIEFDYCCCHASFALQDLGVESIMVNSNPETVSTDYDTSDRLYFEPLTLEDVMQIYKKEKPNGVIIQFGGQTPLKLAKDLESRGVPILGTSPDSIDRAEDRKRFAEVLEKLKLLSPNNGIATSMEQARKIANNITYPVLVRPSYVLGGRAMLIISEEKELDKYMEKAEEISEDRPLLIDSFLEDAVEVDVDALCDGKDVFIAGIMEHIEEAGIHSGDSACVLPPQSLSKKVLDDIRSATRALALELQVKGLINIQYAVKEEVVYVIEVNPRASRTVPFVSKALGHPIVKYATRIMMGESLKQLPLPKEMVFPTVNVKEAVLPFNKFPGVDTILGPEMRSTGEVMGIADTAGEAFLKSQYMAGEELPSQGTVFVSVNDKDKKELLKYIKDLSGLGFNLIATEGTHKFLSENGILSSKINKVYDNQFPTALDYIRENKIHLILNTPLSRVTRDDSFAIRQAAIRYKIPCLTTASAAKALIKGMMEMTDKGFTIRSLQEIHSPK, from the coding sequence ATGCCCAAAAGGGAAGATCTCCGCTCCGTTCTGATCCTGGGATCCGGGCCGATCGTTATCGGTCAAGCTTGTGAATTCGACTATTCCGGCACCCAGGCCGCCAAAGCCCTCCGAGAAAAAGGAATCCGGGTAATCCTTCTCAATTCCAATCCTGCCACCATCATGACTGATCCTGATCTGGCGGATGCGACTTATATAGAACCTCTAACCGTCTCGGTTGTCCAAAAGATCTTAGAAAAAGAAAAACCGGACGCAATCCTACCTACCGTAGGAGGTCAAACGGCATTAAACCTGGCTTTGGCCTGCCATAACGCAGGATTATTAGAAAAATATAATGTAGAACTCATAGGCGCCAAAATAGAGGCCATCAAAAAAGCCGAAGATAGAGAACTTTTCAAAAGAGCAATGGAGAAGATCGGGGTAAAAGTCCCTCGTTCCGGGCTCGCTAACAATCTGAAAGAAGCGGCAGAGATCAAGGCTCAGATCGGACTTCCTCTGATCGTAAGACCCGCGTTCACTCTGGGAGGAACCGGAGGAGGGATCGCTTACGACGAAGAAACCTTCGACGAAGTGGTAGGCAAAGGACTCAAGGCTTCTCCTATTAGCCAGGTTTTATTAGAACAATCCGTTTTGGGTTGGAAAGAATTCGAGTTAGAGGTCATGAGAGACCTCGCGGATAACGTAGTTATCATTTGTTCTATTGAGAATATAGATCCAATGGGAGTTCATACTGGTGATTCCATCACAGTTGCTCCTCAGCAGACACTTTCCGATAAGGAATACCAAAATTTAAGGGATATGTCCATCAGTATCATCCGAGAGATCGGGGTAGAAACCGGTGGATCCAATATCCAGTTCGCAGTGAATCCGGAAGACGGTGACGTGATCGTGATCGAGATGAACCCTCGGGTCTCCAGATCTTCCGCGCTCGCTTCTAAGGCGACCGGATTCCCGATCGCAAAGATCGCTGCGTTACTCTCCATTGGTTACTCTCTGGATGAGATCAAAAACGATATTACAAGAGTTACTCCTGCTTCTTTCGAACCGTCCATAGACTATGTGGTGACAAAGATCCCAAGGTTTGCCTTCGAGAAGTTCCCAGGGACAGACGATACTCTCGGAGTCCAGATGAAAGCCGTGGGAGAAGCCATGGCAATCGGAAGGACTTTTAAAGAAAGTTTTCAAAAGGCTATGCGCTCTTTGGAAATCGATCGTTTCGGTTTCGGTTCCGACGGAAATTTTGCAGAGTTAGTCGAATTCCATAGCTTATCTGTTCCTCAGAAAAAAGAAAGAATCGATTCATTCTTACGCAGACCGAACGATAAAAGGATCTTCTACGTCAAAAAAGCTTTGGAAGAAGGTTATAGCGTAGAGAAAATCCACGAACTTTGTAAAATAGATCCTTGGTTCTTATACCAATTCGAAGACCTGCAGAATTTAGAAAAAGAATTCGAGCAAAAAGGGAATTCCGTTTTAGGAAAACTGAAAAAAGCGGGATTCTCTAATAGACAGCTTGCCTATCTTTCTAAAAAAGCGGAGATAGAAAAGGTACTTTCTTCTTCTCAAACTCCAGATAAGAAAAAGGCAGAGATAGGTTCTATTCTCAAAAAAGAAGAAAAGAGCCTCGAGGCAACATTAGAATCTTCTAAAATAGAACCGATCTATAAGAGGATCGATACCTGCGCCGGAGAATTCGAAGCTTATACGCCTTATTTTTATTCTTCTTACGACGAAGAGGATGAGACAAACGTAACCTCTAACAAATCGGTAATCATTTTAGGCGGCGGACCGAATAGGATCGGACAAGGGATAGAGTTCGATTATTGCTGCTGCCATGCCTCATTCGCTCTACAAGATCTGGGAGTGGAATCCATCATGGTGAATTCCAACCCGGAAACTGTCTCAACGGACTACGATACTTCCGACAGATTGTATTTCGAACCTCTGACCTTAGAGGACGTAATGCAGATCTATAAAAAGGAAAAACCGAATGGGGTTATCATCCAATTCGGTGGACAGACACCTCTAAAACTTGCGAAAGATCTGGAGAGTAGAGGGGTTCCAATTTTAGGAACAAGCCCGGATTCCATAGACAGAGCGGAAGACAGAAAACGTTTCGCAGAAGTATTAGAAAAACTGAAATTGCTCTCTCCAAATAACGGGATAGCGACTTCTATGGAACAAGCTAGAAAGATCGCAAATAATATCACGTATCCTGTGCTCGTTCGCCCTAGTTACGTATTGGGTGGAAGAGCGATGCTTATCATCAGCGAAGAAAAAGAGCTAGATAAGTATATGGAAAAAGCCGAGGAAATTTCGGAAGACAGACCTCTACTCATCGATTCCTTCTTAGAAGACGCGGTAGAAGTGGATGTGGATGCACTTTGCGACGGCAAAGACGTGTTTATTGCCGGGATCATGGAGCATATCGAGGAAGCAGGTATCCATTCCGGAGATTCTGCCTGTGTTCTTCCTCCTCAGTCCTTATCCAAAAAAGTATTGGACGATATCAGAAGCGCTACGAGAGCACTTGCATTAGAATTACAAGTCAAAGGACTTATTAATATCCAATACGCAGTTAAAGAAGAAGTTGTTTATGTGATCGAGGTAAACCCTCGCGCTTCCAGGACGGTTCCTTTCGTATCCAAGGCTCTTGGCCATCCTATCGTAAAATACGCTACCCGTATCATGATGGGAGAGAGCTTAAAGCAACTTCCACTTCCAAAAGAAATGGTATTCCCGACCGTAAATGTGAAGGAAGCTGTATTACCTTTTAATAAATTTCCTGGAGTGGACACAATCCTCGGACCGGAAATGAGATCCACAGGTGAGGTGATGGGAATTGCCGACACTGCGGGAGAAGCATTCTTAAAATCCCAATACATGGCCGGAGAAGAACTTCCTTCTCAGGGAACTGTATTCGTTTCCGTAAATGATAAGGACAAAAAAGAATTATTAAAGTATATCAAGGATCTTTCAGGTTTAGGATTCAACCTGATCGCCACCGAAGGAACCCATAAGTTCTTATCTGAAAATGGAATACTTTCTTCCAAGATCAATAAGGTATACGATAACCAATTCCCGACTGCATTAGATTATATCAGAGAGAACAAGATCCATCTTATACTGAATACACCTCTTAGCAGAGTGACCAGAGATGATAGTTTTGCGATCCGCCAGGCTGCTATCCGTTATAAGATCCCGTGTTTGACCACTGCGAGTGCGGCCAAGGCTTTGATCAAAGGAATGATGGAGATGACAGATAAGGGATTCACCATCCGTTCTCTGCAAGAGATCCATAGTCCTAAATAA
- a CDS encoding sulfatase family protein, with amino-acid sequence MSEFWSKFKNSIRSEFNSGNPWIHSGVFVFVLTLLCLLTNTSLHVMGVDISEFISLFYGLIPLLLRDLGGVFASSYAFFVGAAILFLGPDFSEWKKGKKIRIYKIYLILFSVLFFLFCGSVSEYPQVYGEFFYYRHSWAIGFLYFITDHFSPFFFKSVLFLFLVVQVVRTGLSFWKSKFYESLIRYSVFIILFYSFHLLGSAWGILTASAFYSFDIRFSRSKKDLVFVAVVLIGFGFSFFTKTRNGSSVSKEALEYSSNTNVLIISADSIRQDQLGFVKGEKDKTPNIDRLASESLVLLDHHSTIPRTFPSWADFLSGKYSFEHGIQDMFPDKEDRSKLGNTIATLPGILGKSHKTFVVSSFAGDIFPRANWGFQNVYAPNFSAETLTQQRTIESQVFFLPVLTGTFFGGGEYLSSIRSLPSLGDDSRILPDLFSVFDKKDRPFFALYFSSVTHFPYSPPYPFYKNTDRHYYGPSKYFRFVDPSNSEKPDKKEQEQIRSIYSASLTAFDFSVGKILEELKRRKLYDDTLIILTSDHGESLFEEDHSHGHGEHLRGEGVTKIPLIIKFPKSFERKEVRNFKGITSSLDVFPTILSVLGISSENLSLRGKDLTRLPKEETWTEDRSVYSETGIWFSDRGDHFFQKDRIRYPNILELHSIDPNDGNSVTVSDPYAKETVLFSKHRMLQTRTKKLIYIPSPNGVLYTCYDRISDPWNTNPLPASSCGDLQRKLELLLIGSGKWKKAGDYFLPKAEL; translated from the coding sequence ATGTCCGAGTTCTGGTCTAAATTTAAAAATTCCATCCGATCCGAATTTAACTCCGGGAACCCTTGGATCCATTCAGGGGTTTTCGTATTTGTTCTGACCCTTCTTTGTCTTCTAACCAATACTTCTTTGCATGTAATGGGAGTGGATATCAGCGAATTTATTTCTCTTTTTTACGGGCTTATTCCCTTATTACTGAGAGATCTAGGCGGAGTATTCGCTTCTTCTTATGCGTTCTTTGTTGGAGCAGCGATCTTATTTTTAGGTCCTGATTTTTCGGAATGGAAGAAAGGAAAGAAGATTAGAATATATAAGATTTATTTAATTTTATTCTCGGTCTTATTTTTTCTATTTTGTGGATCCGTTTCGGAATATCCTCAAGTATATGGAGAATTTTTCTATTACAGACATTCTTGGGCGATCGGGTTTTTATATTTTATTACGGATCATTTTTCTCCCTTCTTCTTTAAATCGGTTTTATTCTTATTTTTGGTAGTTCAAGTCGTTCGAACCGGATTGTCTTTTTGGAAATCTAAGTTCTATGAATCTCTGATCAGGTATTCCGTTTTTATAATATTATTTTATTCTTTTCATCTTTTAGGGTCTGCTTGGGGCATTTTGACTGCTTCTGCTTTTTATTCCTTTGATATTCGATTCTCTCGTTCTAAAAAGGATCTGGTTTTTGTTGCGGTTGTACTCATAGGTTTCGGATTTTCTTTTTTTACGAAAACTCGGAATGGGAGCTCTGTATCTAAAGAAGCTTTGGAATATTCTTCTAATACGAATGTACTTATCATTTCTGCGGATAGTATTCGCCAGGACCAATTGGGCTTTGTAAAAGGGGAAAAAGATAAAACTCCGAACATAGATCGTCTTGCTTCCGAATCTCTCGTACTTTTGGATCATCATTCTACGATCCCTAGGACATTTCCTTCTTGGGCGGATTTTTTGAGTGGGAAATATTCTTTCGAACATGGGATCCAGGATATGTTCCCTGATAAAGAAGATCGTTCTAAATTAGGGAATACGATCGCTACACTTCCAGGCATTTTAGGAAAATCTCATAAGACCTTTGTGGTCTCTTCCTTTGCAGGAGATATTTTTCCGAGAGCGAATTGGGGATTCCAAAATGTATATGCTCCGAATTTTAGCGCGGAGACATTAACACAACAAAGGACGATCGAATCTCAGGTCTTCTTTCTTCCTGTTTTGACTGGGACTTTTTTTGGAGGAGGGGAATATCTTTCTTCTATCCGGTCCCTTCCCAGCTTGGGCGATGATTCTAGGATTTTACCGGATCTATTCTCGGTGTTCGATAAAAAGGATCGTCCTTTTTTTGCACTGTATTTTTCTTCCGTAACTCATTTCCCTTATAGTCCGCCTTATCCTTTTTATAAGAATACAGATCGCCACTATTACGGACCTTCTAAATATTTCCGTTTTGTGGATCCGAGTAATTCGGAGAAGCCTGATAAAAAAGAACAGGAACAGATCCGTTCTATTTATTCCGCTTCATTGACTGCTTTTGATTTTTCCGTCGGGAAAATTTTGGAAGAACTGAAAAGAAGAAAGTTGTACGACGATACACTTATCATTCTTACCTCTGATCATGGAGAGTCCTTGTTTGAAGAGGATCATAGTCATGGGCATGGGGAGCATTTGAGAGGGGAGGGTGTTACCAAGATCCCTCTCATCATCAAGTTTCCAAAATCATTCGAAAGAAAGGAAGTCCGCAATTTTAAAGGGATCACAAGCTCATTGGATGTGTTTCCTACAATTCTTTCCGTTTTGGGAATATCTTCCGAAAATCTTTCGTTGCGAGGAAAAGATCTGACCAGGCTCCCGAAAGAAGAAACCTGGACAGAGGATCGTTCCGTTTATTCAGAGACAGGGATTTGGTTTTCGGATCGGGGAGATCATTTTTTCCAGAAAGATAGGATCCGTTATCCGAATATTTTGGAGTTACATTCAATCGATCCAAACGATGGGAATAGTGTGACTGTTTCCGATCCTTATGCAAAAGAGACTGTTCTATTTTCCAAACATAGAATGCTCCAAACCAGGACCAAAAAGCTGATCTATATTCCGAGTCCAAATGGTGTTTTATACACCTGTTACGACAGGATTTCCGATCCATGGAATACGAATCCACTTCCGGCTTCTTCTTGCGGCGATTTGCAGCGTAAGTTGGAGCTCCTACTGATCGGTTCCGGGAAATGGAAGAAGGCGGGAGACTATTTCCTTCCAAAAGCAGAACTTTGA
- a CDS encoding RsmD family RNA methyltransferase, which translates to MKPGKKTKGLRIQTGELKGKLIPSPVSPEGKSNFTPAIIKKSLFDIIESLQLQGRLNMEDSAFVDLFAGSGQMGIESLSRGFARAVFLELAWDRFESLKGVLDKLGKPHLVLRKDAFRFYLGFDIPEKTKVYFMDPPYSFWEKKAEKLKKVVEEIVQNEPGVVAIIVQSPLPLDWENFTPRSFGRNTLNVRVLV; encoded by the coding sequence ATGAAACCGGGAAAAAAAACAAAAGGACTTCGGATCCAAACCGGGGAACTGAAAGGGAAATTGATCCCTTCTCCAGTCAGCCCTGAGGGTAAGAGTAATTTTACACCTGCGATCATTAAAAAATCATTATTTGATATTATTGAATCCTTACAGCTCCAAGGCCGTTTGAATATGGAAGATTCCGCGTTTGTGGATCTATTTGCCGGGTCCGGACAGATGGGGATTGAATCTTTGAGTAGAGGGTTTGCAAGAGCGGTATTTTTGGAACTTGCCTGGGATAGATTTGAAAGCCTGAAAGGTGTTTTGGATAAATTAGGAAAACCTCATTTAGTCTTACGAAAAGACGCTTTCCGATTCTATTTGGGATTCGATATTCCTGAAAAAACGAAAGTGTATTTTATGGACCCTCCTTATTCATTCTGGGAAAAGAAGGCGGAAAAATTGAAGAAGGTAGTAGAGGAGATTGTCCAAAACGAACCAGGTGTGGTTGCGATTATCGTGCAGTCTCCGCTTCCTTTGGATTGGGAAAATTTTACTCCTCGTTCCTTCGGCAGGAATACTTTGAATGTCCGAGTTCTGGTCTAA
- a CDS encoding LIC12806 family lipoprotein codes for MKYSFFIILLAFLGCGVKPVPPPAGKFCEPMLKNTQCVYLDFRNSKAILEDKEYPMKSTSTLNFSYKVDEVYYEVEVLNENRVKITGTNGFQKTLLKLKDKDERKKEYAKLWKAIKDLF; via the coding sequence ATGAAATATTCTTTCTTCATTATACTTTTAGCTTTTTTAGGATGCGGGGTAAAACCTGTACCTCCTCCTGCAGGAAAATTTTGCGAGCCTATGCTCAAAAATACACAATGTGTGTATTTGGATTTCAGGAATTCAAAGGCAATCTTAGAAGATAAAGAATATCCTATGAAGTCCACAAGCACTTTGAATTTTTCCTATAAAGTGGACGAGGTCTATTACGAAGTGGAAGTCCTGAACGAAAATAGGGTTAAGATCACAGGAACAAACGGATTCCAAAAAACATTATTAAAACTAAAAGATAAAGACGAGAGAAAAAAAGAATACGCAAAACTTTGGAAGGCGATCAAAGATCTATTCTAA
- a CDS encoding adenylate/guanylate cyclase domain-containing protein translates to MSDSGHPTRFFILGILICFLSFFSCAEAKGKERPKAENGILDLSAWDFTKDGTVELNGDWRYYWKELIPPKNFQDDLVADPSGFIPIPGVWNGHILNGEPLPAIGYITYHLRLYLPENTPDLAIRIDDGQGSAYSLYWNGKLVAYNGSPGPSPEEERPEYLAQTSSVPYSKQVDLVMHISNHYHRNGGFQMPILLGDSSKIFAARDRNRMTSAFLAGALLIMGLYHMGLFLFRKKEMEIFWFSLTCLAITSRVLTSGERFIGEAFRNIPWNIFIRIEYLSFYLGVPFMAMFMRTLYPSQFKKTSMIVIFTLSIPPCLSIIVLPPSLFSYTLPYYQALIVFGGIYGMIMLAVAIFKGLQGAKLMLLGLGIFYASVLNDFIFYQFHIGPGYLTPAGLFLLTFADAALLGRRIASAFNTSEELSVNLEKKVVERTKELAEERDRTDLLLLNILPKPVAEELKSKGSVTPVYYESASILFTDFVGFTKIAEDMLPKDLVEDLHNCFSEFDSVVSRLGLEKLKTIGDSYMCAGGIPNINFTHAVDNCLAGLEFLRFMHKIANAKSQMGLPFWELRVGVHTGPVTSGVIGSNKFAYDVWGDAVNLASRMESSGKPGHLNISGSTYEIVKDFFVCEHRGKIQAKGKGEVDMYFVSSIRPELSVDSKGIFPNEKFETLRTELNLKFSAV, encoded by the coding sequence ATGAGTGATTCAGGTCATCCAACTCGCTTTTTCATTTTAGGAATTCTTATTTGTTTTTTATCCTTCTTCTCCTGTGCCGAAGCAAAAGGGAAAGAAAGGCCTAAGGCAGAAAACGGTATCTTAGATTTAAGTGCTTGGGATTTTACAAAAGACGGAACAGTAGAATTAAACGGAGATTGGAGATATTATTGGAAGGAACTCATTCCACCCAAAAATTTCCAAGACGATCTTGTTGCCGATCCGAGCGGTTTCATTCCTATTCCAGGAGTATGGAACGGTCATATTTTAAACGGCGAACCTTTACCTGCGATTGGATACATCACTTATCATTTAAGATTGTATCTTCCTGAAAACACTCCTGATCTTGCGATACGAATAGATGACGGCCAAGGTTCCGCGTATTCCTTATATTGGAACGGTAAGTTAGTGGCGTATAACGGAAGTCCCGGACCGTCTCCTGAAGAAGAACGTCCTGAGTATCTTGCACAAACAAGTTCTGTTCCTTATTCCAAACAAGTCGATCTAGTGATGCATATTTCAAATCACTATCATCGAAATGGCGGTTTTCAAATGCCGATCTTACTTGGTGACTCATCCAAGATTTTTGCGGCAAGAGATAGGAACAGGATGACCAGCGCATTTTTAGCAGGAGCCCTACTCATCATGGGCCTGTATCATATGGGCCTTTTCCTATTTCGCAAAAAAGAAATGGAGATTTTTTGGTTCTCTCTAACCTGTCTTGCTATCACCTCCAGAGTACTTACCAGCGGAGAAAGATTCATAGGAGAAGCGTTCAGAAATATTCCTTGGAATATTTTTATCAGAATAGAATACCTCTCCTTTTATTTAGGCGTTCCCTTCATGGCTATGTTTATGAGGACCTTGTATCCTTCTCAGTTCAAAAAGACATCCATGATTGTCATTTTTACGTTATCTATTCCCCCATGCCTTTCAATTATAGTGCTTCCTCCCTCACTTTTTAGTTATACGCTCCCTTATTACCAAGCATTGATCGTATTCGGCGGAATATATGGTATGATCATGTTGGCAGTAGCTATCTTCAAAGGTTTACAGGGCGCAAAACTGATGTTACTCGGTTTAGGAATATTCTATGCATCCGTTCTAAATGATTTTATTTTTTACCAGTTTCACATTGGACCTGGGTATCTCACTCCTGCAGGTCTATTCTTATTAACGTTTGCGGATGCGGCCCTACTGGGCAGAAGGATCGCAAGCGCATTCAACACCAGTGAAGAACTATCCGTCAATCTGGAGAAAAAGGTAGTAGAAAGAACAAAGGAACTCGCAGAAGAAAGAGATCGTACAGATTTACTATTATTAAATATTCTTCCCAAACCCGTTGCAGAAGAATTAAAATCCAAAGGATCGGTGACTCCAGTATATTACGAATCCGCGAGTATACTATTCACAGACTTCGTGGGATTTACTAAAATCGCAGAAGATATGTTGCCAAAAGATCTAGTAGAAGATCTACACAATTGTTTTTCGGAATTCGATTCAGTCGTTTCCCGGTTAGGTTTAGAAAAACTGAAAACGATCGGGGATTCTTACATGTGTGCCGGAGGAATTCCGAATATCAATTTCACTCATGCTGTCGACAATTGTTTAGCAGGTTTAGAATTCCTAAGATTCATGCATAAGATCGCAAATGCTAAATCACAAATGGGTCTTCCATTCTGGGAATTAAGAGTGGGAGTTCATACCGGTCCAGTGACATCGGGAGTGATCGGCTCCAACAAATTCGCTTACGATGTTTGGGGGGATGCGGTCAATCTTGCGAGTAGAATGGAATCCTCAGGTAAACCGGGACATCTAAATATCTCCGGCTCCACATATGAGATAGTAAAAGATTTTTTTGTATGCGAGCATAGAGGAAAGATCCAAGCAAAAGGAAAGGGAGAAGTGGATATGTATTTTGTAAGTTCCATCCGCCCCGAATTATCCGTGGATTCCAAAGGGATTTTTCCAAATGAAAAATTCGAAACTTTAAGAACGGAATTAAATCTGAAATTCAGCGCAGTTTGA